GTCAAGGATCTCAATCTGGCAGAGTGCGCCCTACTGGCAGGGCTTCCCCAGAAACCCTCCGGTTACAATCCTCATGAGTATCTGGACGATGCAGTCGCGCGGCGTAACGTAGTTCTCGCCCGCATGGTCCAGCTAGGCTACATCACTGGTGATCAGGCCGACAGCGCCAAGGCCGAAAACGTGAAGCTGATCGAACGCAAGCCGAAAGGAATCTCACACTACAAGGCGCCATGGTTCGTCGCATACGTCATCAGAGAGGTCACAAAGGCGCTGGGCCCGGATGCAATCTACCGCGACGGCCTGCGCATCCAGACGACGCTGAACTTCGAGATGCAGGAGATTGCCGAGAAGGCCCTACGCGAGGGAGTCGCTCGCACGAAACGCGGCAACGCAAGCCAGGGAGCGCTGATCTCGATCAATCCGCACAACGGCTATATCGTCGCGATGGTCGGCGGCGTGAACCCGGATTTCACCAAAGACCAGTTCAACCGGGCGGTTCAGGCCAAGAGACAGCCCGGGTCGGCTTTCAAGGCGTTCGTCTACACCGCCGCCATTGACAACGGTTTCGATCCGCACTACCGCGTCTCGAACGCCAGGATCACCTTCAGCAACCCCGGCTCCAAGCCGTGGACCCCGAGGAACTATGACGGGCGCTATGGCGGCACATACTCGCTCACACAGGCGGTCGCCCAGTCCATCAACATCGTTGCCGTCCGCGTTGCTCAGAAGGTCGGGATTGACGAGGTCATCAGATACGCCAGACTGTGTGGGATCGAATCACCTCTATCGCCCAACCTCTCGCTGGCACTCGGTTCGGCGGAGGTCTCCCCGTTGGAACTGACATCGGCTTACGGTGTCTTCGCTACTCGAGGGATCCGGGCCGAGCCGATGAGCATCGTCAAGATCACCGACCGCGATGGCGGCATCATAATGGACAACGCCCCTCAGACCGCACAGGTCCTCAGCCAGGAGACCGCCGACGTCGTGAGCGAGATGTTCCGCGCCGTCGTCACCAGCGGCACCGGGCGCAGGGTTCGCTACTCCGTTCCGAACGCGCACGGCAAAACCGGCACGACCAACGACGATAGAGACGCCTGGTTCGTCGGATACACGCCCGAACTCGTGACCGGCGTGTGGATCGGCAACGATAACAACGCTCCCATGCGAAACATCTGGGGCAGTACCGGGTGTCTCCCGATATGGGAGGAGTTCATGAGGAGAGCGGTTGTGATCCGGCGGCGTGAGGACGCGTCGAAGGAAGAGAAGGCCAAGCCGGAGACCGTCCGCGAAACCAGAGAGCGTCCCGAGCGCCGCAGGGAGCGGCAGGAATCGCCCCCGCCGGAGCCGACTCAGCAGGTGAGGCAGATCAGCATCTGCGCCGAAAGCGGTCTGGAGGCGAATCCGCACTGCCCGAACACTTACAAGGTTGAACTGAACAACTCCAACGCGTCGCTCGGAAAATGCCAGATTCATCGAGGCGCTCCCGAGGCTGATCGGAGTGCGCCCGAGCCTCTTCCCCGCGCCGAACAGCCGGCGCCGCCCAGGCCGCCAGCAGGAGACGCCTACGTCACCCTTCAGATATGCGCGGACACCGGGCGTGTCGCTACCATCTACTGCCCCGAGCGGGTGACGAAGCGCTTCAAGGCCGACGAGGCGCCATCGCGCGTGTGCACCGTCCACGTCCCAAAGGATTAGGCTCGCGGCCCGAGTGCGCGGAGTCTACCCGCGCCTAGCCGCACTCGACGACCGAGCCTGCCACCGCGTTGTGGAAGAGCCGCCTCCGCCGCAGGAAGTCCGGGGCCTCGCGTTTCCGATACACGCGATTCGTCAACAGCACCACGAAGACGTCGTGCTCGGGGTCCAGGAGGAACGAGGTCCCCGTAAACCCCGTGTGTCCCGCCGCTCGAGCGGAGAAGAGGTCCGCGCAGGGCGTCATCTCGTTGGGCCGGGTGAAGCAGCCGTACCCGTGCCCCCCAATCGAAGGGTCGAGCTGGTTCGAGATCATCCTTCCGACGCTGAGCGGGCTGAGCAGCCGCACCCCTTCATACTCCCCGCCGTCCAGCATCATCCGGCAATACCGCGCCATGTCCGGCACGGTCGAGAACAGCCCCGCGTTGCCTGCATTACCGTCCATCGCGTGAGCGTTCTCGTCGTGCACCTCCCCCACGAGGCAGTAGTCCCTGCCCCGGCTGTTCGATGTCGGCACGATGCGGTCGCACAGGTCGCGCGGAGGGTTGTACCCCGAGTCGTTCATCCCCAGCGGCTTCAGCACGTTCTCAGCCCCGAACTTCTCGAGCGGCATTCCCGTGATCTCCTCGATGACGAGCCCCAGCGTTATGTACCCCATGCAGCTATAGGCGTAGTGGGCGCCAGGCTTGTGTTCCAGCGGAATCTGGAGAAGCTGTTCGATCGCGGACTCTCGCGTCCCTTTCTTAGAGAAAAGATCGCACCACGGCGGCAGGCCCGAGGTATGGGTGAGCAGATGCCTCAGGGTAACGTCGGCGAGATGCTGCAGTCGCCGCCCCGGGAAGAAGTCCGTCACCGGCTGGTTGAGGTGGACTCTCCCCTGCTCGACCAGCATCATCAGCGAAGTCGCCGTGCATACCGGCTTCGTGACCGACGCCATGTCGAAGATGGAGTCAATCCGCGCCTCGGGAGCCCCAGCCTCCCCATGACGGCCGAACGCGCCCTGGGCAACGACGGAACCGCGCCGACCGACGGCGTATGCGCCCGCCGTATACTCGTTCTTCTCGATCCCCTCGACGACGATCCGCTCCGCCCGCGCGAGCCTCGCCGCGTCCAGGCCGACTTCCTCCGGTCGAACGGCCGCCGTCATTTCGCCAGCCATCCGGTCTCGGGCACCGACGCCGGCGTCCCGAAGACCGCCTCCCTGATCGCCGCCAGGTATTCGTCGTTCGTGCCGTCCTTCGTCGCGTTCCCGTAGGCGAAGAGGCTGATCCCGTCCGCTCCGAGTTCCCGCGCGCGCTGAATCTTCTCGATCGTGCTCTCCGGCGTGATGCGCCACTGCCCGATCCCCGCGAAGACCTGCCGCCCGCTCGCGGACTTCACGGCATCCTCGCACTGCGCCGCGAACGTCTCCGTGTCCTGCGCGTAGATCATCGGGTACAGCACGTCCACTATGCCGAGCTTCATCCAGAGCTTCCAGTCCTGAAACCTGTGATTGTATGCGTCGTCGTAGCTCGGGAAGACCGACGCCGAGACCACGATCCCCGGCTTGATCTGATGCGCGCGCCGGTAGACCATCCCCACAAGTTCCGTGATCTGGTCGCGCCGGAACTGGTCGTATGCCTGCGGGAACATCTGCACGTAGGAGAGCCGATCCTTCATCGCCTCCAATACCTCGATACGGTCGGGGGCGATGACCTTGTCCATGCGCTCCTTGAAGCGGCTCAGGCATCCGTCGCAGAAGCAGTAGTCCACGCTCGGGTAGCGCACGAAGTCGAAATGCACGCCGTCCACGTCGTAGTTCTGCGCCACGTCGAGGAAGCAGTTCCGCACGTGCTCCTTCACTTCCGGGTTGCTCGGGCAGGTATATGCTCCCTCGCTCTGCCCCTGCGCGGTGAGGGTCACCTTGTTCTCCCGGTCGTGCATCAGCCACTCCGGGTGCTTGTTGACGATGTGCTCCGGCGACTTCGGGAGTTCCGCCCCGCTCCACGAATAGTGGGTGTTCAGCCACGCGTGAATCTCGATCCCCGCCTTCCGGCACTCGTCAATGTAGCACTGAAGCGGATCAACGTCCGGGTCCTTGATCGCCTCCGCGCGCGGCTCGAAGTTGGACTTATAGAAGGCGTCTCCCCTGCCCCGCACCTGCACGACCAGCGTGTTGAAGTTGTTCTTCTTCGCGAATGCGACCGCGTTCTTCGCCTGCTCCGCGCTGGTCACGTCGAAACGGACGACCCACATCGCGCGCCCCTCGGGCTTCGTGCCGTTGGATTCTGCCATTGTATTAGCCTCCATGAGAATCACCGCCGACATCAGCGCCGGCAATAGTATGAGAAATCTGTTCAGCGCAAACACCGCCTTCCTTCCCGCGCATTATAGCATCTCCGCGCTGGGAAGGGGAGTCCCGTCCCA
This window of the Armatimonadota bacterium genome carries:
- a CDS encoding beta-lactamase family protein — encoded protein: MAGEMTAAVRPEEVGLDAARLARAERIVVEGIEKNEYTAGAYAVGRRGSVVAQGAFGRHGEAGAPEARIDSIFDMASVTKPVCTATSLMMLVEQGRVHLNQPVTDFFPGRRLQHLADVTLRHLLTHTSGLPPWCDLFSKKGTRESAIEQLLQIPLEHKPGAHYAYSCMGYITLGLVIEEITGMPLEKFGAENVLKPLGMNDSGYNPPRDLCDRIVPTSNSRGRDYCLVGEVHDENAHAMDGNAGNAGLFSTVPDMARYCRMMLDGGEYEGVRLLSPLSVGRMISNQLDPSIGGHGYGCFTRPNEMTPCADLFSARAAGHTGFTGTSFLLDPEHDVFVVLLTNRVYRKREAPDFLRRRRLFHNAVAGSVVECG
- a CDS encoding penicillin-binding protein 1A yields the protein MRGRRTRKSPKRISRRLRIFMMYVKMALLLLVAFVIVVVAGAFYSLNKNLPTGLDISQYSPTEATKVFSADGVILADVYEENREIVPITDIPDDLRRATVAIEDSRFYNHIGVDPRGIARAVVENLRRGRMSQGGSTLTQQLARNVYLSREKSISRKLQEVILALKIERNYSKEQILELYLNQVYYGSGAYGVQTASRIYFGKDVKDLNLAECALLAGLPQKPSGYNPHEYLDDAVARRNVVLARMVQLGYITGDQADSAKAENVKLIERKPKGISHYKAPWFVAYVIREVTKALGPDAIYRDGLRIQTTLNFEMQEIAEKALREGVARTKRGNASQGALISINPHNGYIVAMVGGVNPDFTKDQFNRAVQAKRQPGSAFKAFVYTAAIDNGFDPHYRVSNARITFSNPGSKPWTPRNYDGRYGGTYSLTQAVAQSINIVAVRVAQKVGIDEVIRYARLCGIESPLSPNLSLALGSAEVSPLELTSAYGVFATRGIRAEPMSIVKITDRDGGIIMDNAPQTAQVLSQETADVVSEMFRAVVTSGTGRRVRYSVPNAHGKTGTTNDDRDAWFVGYTPELVTGVWIGNDNNAPMRNIWGSTGCLPIWEEFMRRAVVIRRREDASKEEKAKPETVRETRERPERRRERQESPPPEPTQQVRQISICAESGLEANPHCPNTYKVELNNSNASLGKCQIHRGAPEADRSAPEPLPRAEQPAPPRPPAGDAYVTLQICADTGRVATIYCPERVTKRFKADEAPSRVCTVHVPKD
- a CDS encoding family 10 glycosylhydrolase: MAESNGTKPEGRAMWVVRFDVTSAEQAKNAVAFAKKNNFNTLVVQVRGRGDAFYKSNFEPRAEAIKDPDVDPLQCYIDECRKAGIEIHAWLNTHYSWSGAELPKSPEHIVNKHPEWLMHDRENKVTLTAQGQSEGAYTCPSNPEVKEHVRNCFLDVAQNYDVDGVHFDFVRYPSVDYCFCDGCLSRFKERMDKVIAPDRIEVLEAMKDRLSYVQMFPQAYDQFRRDQITELVGMVYRRAHQIKPGIVVSASVFPSYDDAYNHRFQDWKLWMKLGIVDVLYPMIYAQDTETFAAQCEDAVKSASGRQVFAGIGQWRITPESTIEKIQRARELGADGISLFAYGNATKDGTNDEYLAAIREAVFGTPASVPETGWLAK